In Alkalihalobacillus sp. FSL W8-0930, a single window of DNA contains:
- the ectA gene encoding diaminobutyrate acetyltransferase: MSKQTATIVPVTFEKAKKEDSKAMWELVNNTTLDQNSPYKYMMMADFFTDTCVVAKQDEKLVGFVTAFIQPERPNTLFVWQVGVDSSQRGKGLASKMIKELVQWNADQVHYIEATVTPSNEASRALFHKLGREFNTKCDVSDHFSASLFPDNSHEKEQLFRIGPFHV; encoded by the coding sequence ATGAGCAAACAGACAGCAACAATCGTTCCAGTTACATTTGAAAAAGCAAAAAAAGAAGACAGTAAAGCGATGTGGGAGCTCGTAAACAATACGACTCTCGATCAGAATTCACCTTACAAGTATATGATGATGGCTGATTTCTTTACCGACACATGTGTGGTAGCTAAACAAGACGAGAAGTTAGTTGGGTTCGTGACAGCTTTTATTCAACCAGAACGTCCTAATACACTTTTTGTTTGGCAGGTAGGCGTAGATTCCTCTCAAAGAGGAAAAGGACTTGCTTCTAAGATGATTAAGGAATTGGTTCAATGGAATGCGGATCAAGTGCATTATATTGAGGCTACGGTTACACCTTCAAATGAAGCATCCAGAGCGTTATTCCACAAGCTTGGAAGAGAGTTCAACACTAAATGCGATGTATCAGATCATTTTTCAGCTTCCCTTTTTCCAGATAACAGCCATGAAAAAGAACAACTATTTAGAATTGGTCCATTCCATGTATAA
- a CDS encoding YfhJ family protein, with product MEKRFEELAERLLGKNAEMTHDQARTWVESLWEDFEATRAKAGRPYRGPETTEAIVIKWIEQYGPYLHRYEPGQKKFSHLNE from the coding sequence ATGGAAAAACGATTTGAAGAACTAGCTGAACGATTACTTGGAAAGAACGCTGAGATGACTCATGATCAGGCTCGCACATGGGTGGAAAGCTTATGGGAGGATTTTGAAGCGACTCGTGCAAAGGCAGGACGTCCGTACAGAGGACCTGAAACAACGGAAGCTATTGTGATTAAATGGATTGAGCAATATGGTCCATACCTACATCGATATGAGCCAGGACAAAAGAAATTTAGTCACTTGAACGAATAG
- the ectB gene encoding diaminobutyrate--2-oxoglutarate transaminase yields the protein MTQKTDMNIFAQLESEVRSYCRSFPTVFTKAKGSKMWDEDGKEYIDFFSGAGALNYGHNDPVMKEKLVDYIMNDGITHSLDMGTTEKAVFLKEFNETILKPRNLNYKVMFPGPTGTNTVESALKLARKVTGRTDVISFTNGFHGMTIGALSVTGNSFKRKGAGIPLTHTVTMPYDNFVSDELDTLEYLERFLEDGGSGVAIPAAIILETVQGEGGINAARYEWLKKVEDICRRWDILLIVDDVQAGIGRTGTFFSFEKAGIKPDIVCLSKSISGYGLPLALTLIKPELDIWEPGEHNGTFRGNNHAFVTATAALTYWKNDQFEQKIAKQSDRLYSFLEDLVASYPELEGQVRGRGFMVGVCSAKEGLSEKIAAEAFDRGLIMETAGPKDEVFKLFPALTISDEELEKGLQMIKESVEATVNPKELVTNG from the coding sequence ATGACTCAAAAAACGGATATGAACATTTTTGCTCAACTGGAATCAGAGGTTAGAAGTTACTGCCGCAGTTTCCCCACCGTTTTTACAAAGGCAAAAGGATCAAAAATGTGGGATGAAGATGGAAAGGAATACATCGACTTCTTCTCCGGTGCAGGTGCACTGAACTACGGTCATAATGACCCTGTTATGAAAGAAAAACTCGTTGATTATATTATGAATGATGGAATCACTCATTCGCTTGATATGGGGACAACCGAAAAGGCAGTTTTCCTTAAAGAATTTAATGAAACGATCTTAAAACCACGCAATTTAAACTACAAGGTAATGTTTCCCGGTCCAACAGGCACCAATACGGTTGAGAGTGCATTAAAGCTTGCTAGAAAAGTAACGGGTCGTACAGACGTCATCAGCTTCACAAATGGGTTCCACGGTATGACGATCGGAGCGCTATCAGTAACAGGTAACTCTTTTAAACGAAAAGGTGCTGGCATTCCACTTACACACACAGTAACAATGCCCTATGACAATTTTGTCAGCGACGAGCTCGACACTCTGGAGTATCTCGAGCGCTTCCTAGAAGATGGAGGCAGCGGCGTAGCCATACCGGCAGCCATTATTCTCGAGACAGTCCAAGGTGAAGGCGGTATTAACGCCGCACGATACGAGTGGCTTAAAAAAGTGGAGGACATATGCAGGCGCTGGGACATTCTTTTAATTGTTGATGACGTACAAGCGGGAATTGGTAGAACAGGTACGTTCTTCAGCTTTGAGAAAGCAGGAATTAAACCTGATATTGTTTGTCTGTCTAAATCCATTAGTGGTTACGGTCTACCACTTGCTTTAACATTAATTAAACCAGAACTTGATATTTGGGAGCCAGGTGAGCATAACGGTACGTTCCGCGGGAATAACCATGCGTTTGTAACCGCTACGGCTGCGCTTACGTATTGGAAGAACGACCAATTTGAGCAGAAGATTGCTAAACAATCAGATCGCCTTTATTCATTCTTAGAGGATCTAGTTGCAAGCTATCCTGAGCTTGAAGGTCAAGTACGAGGCCGAGGATTTATGGTTGGTGTGTGCTCTGCGAAAGAAGGTTTATCTGAGAAAATCGCCGCCGAAGCATTCGATAGAGGTCTAATCATGGAAACGGCTGGACCAAAAGATGAAGTATTTAAGCTTTTCCCTGCTCTGACAATCTCTGATGAAGAGCTTGAAAAAGGACTTCAAATGATTAAGGAATCTGTAGAAGCAACTGTGAATCCAAAAGAATTAGTGACAAACGGGTAA
- a CDS encoding YpzG family protein, whose product MSHKQRFSSHYKDPFQSPRANAKKSFNQVNGETEQSQHNIILEKQMRTRT is encoded by the coding sequence ATGAGTCATAAACAACGTTTTAGTTCTCACTACAAAGATCCCTTTCAATCGCCACGGGCTAATGCTAAAAAGTCCTTTAACCAAGTGAATGGCGAAACCGAACAAAGTCAGCACAACATTATCTTAGAGAAACAAATGAGAACCCGTACGTAA
- a CDS encoding TIGR01777 family oxidoreductase: MKIAITGGSGFIGQKLTSTLTSAGHKVLILTRNLEGKQATDRVSYVKWMSQDATPEVELEGIDAIVNLAGESIMGRWTKEKKEKILNSRIEATQAVLSIIQKLKQKPKVLLNASAIGYYGISTSKDFVEGSEPDEPNFLSEVTQKWEACAQKAEEFGLRVVFGRIGIVLDSKEGALPMMVLPYKLFAGGTLGTGKQWMSWVHIDDLVSLYQFALENEKVEGPLNITAPNPMQMIEFGKTISEVTRKPHWLPAPRFAMTTLSGEMSTLIVDGQKVFPRKAKDLGYRFKYSELKPALRDLIG, translated from the coding sequence ATGAAGATCGCAATCACAGGAGGCAGTGGATTTATTGGACAGAAGCTTACGTCAACATTAACTTCTGCCGGACATAAAGTCCTCATTCTTACTCGAAACTTAGAAGGAAAACAAGCTACAGATCGTGTGTCATATGTTAAATGGATGAGTCAAGATGCCACGCCTGAAGTTGAGCTTGAAGGAATAGATGCAATCGTTAACTTAGCTGGTGAATCCATTATGGGTCGATGGACAAAAGAAAAAAAGGAAAAGATCTTAAACAGTCGGATTGAGGCTACCCAAGCTGTACTCTCTATTATTCAGAAGCTTAAACAAAAACCAAAAGTGCTGCTTAACGCATCGGCCATAGGCTATTACGGAATATCTACTTCAAAGGACTTTGTAGAAGGCTCGGAACCGGATGAACCTAATTTTCTTTCAGAGGTTACACAGAAGTGGGAGGCTTGTGCACAAAAGGCTGAAGAATTCGGGTTAAGAGTGGTCTTTGGACGAATTGGAATTGTTTTAGATTCAAAAGAAGGCGCACTACCTATGATGGTTTTACCTTATAAGCTATTTGCTGGGGGAACGCTCGGAACAGGAAAGCAATGGATGTCGTGGGTTCATATTGATGATCTTGTATCACTTTATCAATTCGCTTTAGAAAATGAAAAAGTTGAGGGTCCACTAAATATTACAGCACCCAATCCTATGCAGATGATTGAGTTCGGTAAAACCATTTCAGAGGTCACAAGAAAACCTCATTGGTTACCTGCGCCTAGATTCGCAATGACAACCCTTTCAGGAGAAATGAGTACATTGATCGTTGATGGACAAAAGGTATTCCCAAGGAAAGCGAAGGATCTTGGATATAGATTCAAGTACAGTGAGTTAAAGCCCGCCCTTCGCGATTTAATCGGTTAA
- the mutY gene encoding A/G-specific adenine glycosylase: MKLRCTEQIDIQAFRSQLVGWFYHNQRDLPWRENKDPYRVWVSEIMLQQTRVDTVIPFYLNFMRQFPTLTALADATEDEILKAWEGLGYYSRVRNLQTAVREVVAEYAGVVPNTREEISTLKGVGPYTAGAILSIAYNKAEPAVDGNVMRVLSRVLLINEDIAKAKTRKTFEQELYELIDPDDPSAFNQGLMELGALVCTPTSPGCLLCPVQSECGAYKEGLQNELPVKTKKKKAIPKQMAAFIVRNKEGQYLIEKRSEKGLLAGLWQFPNFEIFQPGSKEELEQGLKSEYGIHAYTHSDPVQQIEHVFSHIIWNISVFEAKAEEAVTTKETPLLWVTEAELESYAFPVSHQKIITHSIRGE; the protein is encoded by the coding sequence TTGAAATTACGCTGTACAGAACAAATAGATATTCAAGCTTTTAGATCGCAGCTTGTGGGCTGGTTTTATCATAACCAACGCGACCTTCCATGGCGCGAAAATAAGGACCCCTATCGTGTTTGGGTTTCAGAGATTATGCTCCAACAAACGAGAGTAGATACTGTGATTCCTTTTTACTTAAACTTCATGCGCCAGTTTCCCACACTTACAGCATTAGCTGATGCGACAGAAGACGAGATCTTAAAAGCATGGGAAGGCTTAGGTTATTATTCCCGCGTACGAAATTTACAAACGGCAGTCCGTGAAGTTGTTGCTGAATATGCGGGGGTTGTTCCAAACACAAGGGAAGAGATCTCTACCTTAAAAGGAGTGGGACCTTATACAGCAGGGGCTATTTTAAGTATTGCTTATAACAAAGCTGAGCCAGCTGTAGACGGCAATGTCATGAGAGTTCTCTCAAGGGTGCTGCTTATTAATGAGGATATTGCAAAAGCTAAAACAAGAAAAACCTTTGAACAAGAACTTTACGAGCTGATTGATCCAGATGATCCTTCTGCGTTTAATCAAGGGTTAATGGAGCTTGGTGCACTTGTCTGTACACCGACCTCACCTGGCTGTCTGTTGTGCCCAGTGCAAAGTGAGTGTGGGGCATATAAAGAGGGTTTACAAAACGAGCTCCCGGTGAAAACAAAAAAGAAGAAGGCTATTCCTAAGCAAATGGCTGCGTTTATTGTGCGAAATAAAGAAGGGCAGTATCTCATTGAAAAACGTTCTGAGAAGGGATTACTAGCTGGGTTGTGGCAATTCCCTAACTTTGAAATTTTCCAACCTGGTTCTAAGGAGGAATTGGAGCAAGGGTTAAAATCAGAATACGGGATTCACGCGTATACGCATTCAGATCCTGTTCAGCAGATTGAGCATGTGTTTTCACACATCATTTGGAACATCTCGGTTTTTGAAGCTAAGGCAGAAGAAGCAGTGACAACAAAAGAAACCCCATTGCTATGGGTAACAGAAGCTGAACTAGAATCATACGCTTTTCCAGTGTCTCATCAGAAGATCATTACACATTCCATTCGAGGTGAATAA
- the recX gene encoding recombination regulator RecX, which yields MAVISRITMQKRNKERLNIYLTTEGKETFGFAVDQNVFVKYNLRKGLEIDEEAIKELIDEDEKKKTINLGLHYLSYRMRTVQEMIDYLEKKERQPEHIKAAIATFKEHGYLDDKTFAASYIRSKSVSQIKGPMKLSQELKQKGVHQTVTEEALDQFNADDERALIEKWVEKQKRKSAKESTSAQKQKLFQQLRGKGFRTSSIQEVLERIEPQEDTDELDALSYQAEKLERKLSKKVTGTELRFKMKQALYQKGFSIGLIESYLEGQQRGDDRDE from the coding sequence ATGGCTGTGATTAGTCGAATTACAATGCAGAAACGCAATAAGGAACGATTGAATATATACCTTACAACGGAGGGGAAGGAAACATTTGGTTTTGCTGTTGACCAGAATGTTTTTGTAAAATATAACTTACGTAAAGGATTAGAGATTGATGAAGAAGCAATCAAGGAACTGATTGATGAAGATGAAAAGAAAAAGACCATTAATCTCGGACTTCATTATTTGTCTTACCGCATGCGAACGGTGCAAGAAATGATCGATTATCTAGAGAAAAAAGAACGACAACCTGAACATATTAAAGCAGCGATTGCTACATTTAAAGAACATGGATACTTAGATGACAAAACGTTTGCCGCGTCTTATATTCGGTCAAAGTCAGTATCTCAAATAAAGGGACCTATGAAGCTTAGTCAGGAGCTTAAGCAGAAAGGGGTCCATCAAACTGTGACAGAAGAAGCGCTTGATCAATTCAACGCGGACGATGAGCGAGCCCTTATTGAAAAGTGGGTTGAAAAGCAAAAGAGAAAGTCAGCCAAGGAATCAACAAGCGCTCAGAAACAAAAGCTGTTTCAGCAGCTGCGCGGCAAAGGGTTCCGTACAAGCTCGATCCAAGAGGTACTTGAGCGCATAGAGCCGCAAGAGGATACAGATGAGCTGGATGCATTATCGTACCAGGCTGAAAAGCTCGAGAGAAAACTTTCAAAAAAGGTTACAGGAACTGAATTACGCTTTAAAATGAAACAAGCATTATACCAAAAGGGGTTTTCAATCGGTTTGATTGAGTCCTATCTAGAAGGTCAGCAAAGAGGGGATGATCGGGATGAGTGA
- a CDS encoding YfhH family protein, translated as MSEKRFSEMTAPELRQEIVALNEKAKKAEQMGMVNEFAVYERRVLLAKAYLLDPEDIKPGQTYPLKDGQSTFSVSYMNGHFAWGYRNNETNLEGIPISLIEQ; from the coding sequence ATGAGTGAAAAGCGTTTTAGTGAAATGACGGCGCCTGAGTTAAGACAAGAAATTGTGGCGTTAAATGAAAAAGCAAAAAAAGCCGAGCAGATGGGAATGGTTAACGAATTTGCGGTGTATGAGCGTCGGGTTCTGTTAGCAAAAGCGTATTTACTAGATCCAGAAGACATTAAACCTGGACAAACGTATCCGTTAAAAGATGGACAGTCCACCTTCTCGGTTTCTTATATGAATGGACATTTTGCTTGGGGTTATCGTAATAATGAAACGAATTTAGAGGGGATTCCGATCTCACTAATTGAACAATAA
- the fabL gene encoding enoyl-[acyl-carrier-protein] reductase FabL, whose product MSQKVAVVTGSSRGIGKQIALRLAGLGYDLVINYARSKQPALDTAAEIEAMGQKAIVVKANVGKPEKLKELFQTVEEEYGRLDVFVNNAASGVLRPLMELEENHWDWTMDINAKALLFGAQEAAKLMAKSGGGRIVSLSSLGSIRYLPNYTTVGVSKAAVEALTRYLAVELAPMNIAVNAVSGGAVDTDALAHFPNRDELLADAAKRTPAGRVVEPADLANAAIFLLSDEANMVRGQTLIVDGGISLLT is encoded by the coding sequence ATGAGTCAAAAAGTAGCAGTTGTAACAGGAAGCAGTAGAGGGATTGGTAAACAGATAGCATTGCGTTTAGCCGGCCTTGGATATGATTTGGTTATTAACTATGCAAGAAGTAAGCAACCAGCCCTTGATACAGCAGCTGAAATAGAGGCAATGGGTCAAAAAGCGATTGTTGTAAAAGCAAACGTCGGGAAGCCAGAGAAACTAAAAGAATTGTTTCAGACAGTAGAAGAAGAATATGGTCGCCTTGACGTATTTGTAAACAATGCAGCTTCAGGTGTTCTTCGTCCATTAATGGAATTAGAAGAAAACCATTGGGACTGGACAATGGACATTAACGCTAAGGCGCTTCTTTTTGGTGCTCAAGAAGCAGCTAAGCTTATGGCTAAAAGCGGTGGGGGTCGAATTGTTAGCTTAAGTTCACTTGGTTCGATTCGCTACTTACCAAACTATACAACGGTTGGCGTATCAAAAGCAGCAGTTGAAGCCTTAACGCGTTATTTGGCAGTAGAGCTTGCTCCAATGAATATCGCAGTTAATGCTGTTTCAGGTGGAGCAGTTGATACAGATGCGTTAGCTCATTTTCCAAACCGCGACGAGCTTTTAGCGGACGCGGCTAAACGTACACCGGCTGGTCGAGTGGTAGAACCAGCAGATTTAGCGAATGCAGCTATTTTCTTATTATCTGACGAAGCGAATATGGTTCGTGGACAGACTTTAATCGTAGATGGTGGAATTTCGTTATTAACTTAA
- a CDS encoding cytosolic protein: MYVGRDMTELSMMGKGKWTDKELAYFHHSLGQIAPYLNQEGASIHTQIIKEIESRGGMHHSATYTQGTEIHYD; encoded by the coding sequence ATGTATGTAGGACGAGATATGACGGAGCTTTCAATGATGGGTAAGGGCAAATGGACAGATAAAGAACTTGCTTATTTCCACCATAGCTTAGGGCAAATTGCGCCGTATTTAAATCAAGAAGGTGCATCGATTCATACTCAGATTATAAAAGAAATCGAATCAAGAGGTGGCATGCATCATAGCGCAACCTATACACAAGGGACGGAAATCCATTATGACTAA
- a CDS encoding gamma-type small acid-soluble spore protein: MENKTNTNAKTVQKQNQASKQGSYNTEFASETDVQQVKKQNAQSQSKKTQQ, from the coding sequence ATGGAAAACAAAACAAATACAAACGCTAAGACTGTTCAAAAGCAAAACCAAGCTTCTAAACAAGGGAGCTACAACACTGAATTTGCATCTGAAACAGATGTACAACAAGTGAAGAAACAAAACGCTCAGTCTCAGTCTAAAAAAACACAACAGTAA
- a CDS encoding ectoine synthase translates to MKVVSLNDVIGTDREVEAENGNWVSRRLLFKKDGMGYSVNDTIIRAGTETHIWYQNHLEAVYCIEGSGEVETIKDGKVWPIKAGDIYALDEHDEHLLRAHEGGDMRMVCVFNPPLTGREHHDENGVYPVDED, encoded by the coding sequence ATGAAAGTAGTTTCACTAAACGATGTAATCGGAACAGATCGAGAAGTAGAAGCAGAGAACGGAAACTGGGTCAGCAGACGTTTACTATTTAAAAAAGACGGTATGGGCTACTCCGTTAATGATACGATCATCCGAGCTGGTACAGAAACTCACATTTGGTATCAGAATCACCTAGAGGCTGTGTACTGCATTGAAGGCTCTGGGGAAGTTGAAACCATTAAAGACGGTAAGGTTTGGCCGATTAAGGCTGGAGACATTTATGCATTAGATGAGCATGATGAGCATTTGCTACGCGCCCATGAAGGCGGAGACATGCGTATGGTTTGCGTATTCAACCCACCACTTACGGGCCGAGAGCATCATGATGAAAATGGTGTATATCCAGTTGATGAAGATTAA
- a CDS encoding DUF402 domain-containing protein, giving the protein MNFPKVGSNIQIHSYKHNGSLHRIWEDTIVLKGTSKVVIGGNDRIIVKESDGRNWRTREPAICYFDSETWFNTIGMIRSDGIYYYCNLGTPFTWDDEAVKYIDYDLDIKVFPDMTFKLLDEDEYELHSKAMNYPPELDGILRRSVDELISWIHQRKGPFAPQFVESWYERYLQYR; this is encoded by the coding sequence ATGAACTTTCCCAAAGTAGGAAGCAATATTCAAATCCATAGTTATAAACACAATGGATCACTTCATCGCATTTGGGAAGATACAATCGTGCTTAAAGGGACGTCAAAAGTCGTAATTGGTGGGAATGATCGAATTATCGTAAAAGAATCAGATGGTCGAAATTGGCGGACGCGAGAGCCGGCAATCTGTTATTTTGATTCAGAGACGTGGTTTAACACAATCGGTATGATTCGTTCTGACGGTATTTACTATTACTGTAACCTTGGCACGCCCTTTACTTGGGATGACGAGGCGGTAAAGTATATTGATTACGATCTCGACATAAAGGTGTTTCCGGACATGACCTTTAAGCTTTTGGATGAAGACGAATATGAGCTTCACAGCAAAGCGATGAATTATCCTCCGGAGCTTGATGGCATTCTAAGAAGAAGTGTAGATGAACTGATCTCATGGATTCACCAAAGAAAAGGTCCATTTGCTCCGCAATTTGTAGAAAGCTGGTACGAGCGGTATCTGCAATATCGATAA
- a CDS encoding small, acid-soluble spore protein K yields the protein MRNKASHFPGRISLSGEPKAKPEFSSKRADGTIADRPQERMFRSNTNHSSK from the coding sequence ATGAGAAACAAAGCATCTCATTTTCCAGGTAGGATCTCCTTATCGGGAGAGCCTAAAGCAAAACCTGAATTCTCTTCAAAACGTGCTGATGGTACGATTGCGGATCGACCTCAAGAGCGGATGTTCCGTTCAAACACCAATCATTCAAGCAAATGA
- a CDS encoding metal-dependent hydrolase: MDTTTHIVMGISLGGLATIDPAVASNPVMPGAVMACAIIGSQAPDFDTVLKLRNNAVYIRNHRGLTHSIPAVLIWTLLISGVISLMVSGSDWLHLLLWTFIAVFLHVFVDIFNAYGTQALRPFSNRWIALGVINIFDPFIFTAHLIAILLWWSNLLSAGPVFLTLYGLLVLYYGWRILEKKQVVQNARQLHPDATHIFVSPSIRWNQWHLVIRTPSMLHVAESRQREINFFERYKFVPIPETDIINAARKDPNLSAFLSFSPTYRWEVDESKDGMQEVRFYDLRYRSKGHYPFVAIVQMDQDYNIVSSYTGWVFSEETLQKKLKVIT, translated from the coding sequence ATGGATACAACAACACATATTGTGATGGGTATTAGCCTTGGTGGACTAGCAACGATTGATCCTGCCGTAGCATCTAATCCCGTAATGCCTGGTGCTGTTATGGCTTGCGCAATTATTGGCTCACAGGCACCCGATTTTGACACAGTTCTTAAATTAAGAAATAACGCCGTATATATTCGAAATCATCGCGGCCTCACACATTCTATACCGGCAGTATTAATCTGGACGCTTCTCATATCTGGAGTTATTTCACTTATGGTCAGTGGATCAGATTGGCTACATTTATTGCTTTGGACCTTTATTGCTGTCTTCTTACATGTATTTGTAGATATTTTTAATGCTTATGGAACTCAAGCACTCCGCCCGTTTTCAAACAGGTGGATTGCACTCGGAGTCATTAATATCTTTGACCCGTTCATCTTCACAGCTCACTTAATTGCCATTCTTTTATGGTGGAGTAATTTACTATCTGCTGGACCTGTATTCTTAACTCTTTATGGTCTTTTAGTTCTATACTATGGATGGCGAATACTCGAGAAAAAACAAGTGGTTCAAAATGCAAGACAGCTTCATCCTGATGCCACTCACATCTTTGTTTCACCATCTATTCGCTGGAATCAATGGCACCTTGTCATTCGAACACCGTCCATGCTTCATGTTGCAGAATCAAGACAGCGTGAGATTAACTTTTTTGAACGGTATAAGTTTGTTCCAATTCCGGAGACTGATATTATTAATGCAGCAAGGAAGGACCCAAACTTATCCGCATTCCTCTCCTTCTCTCCAACGTACCGTTGGGAAGTTGATGAGAGTAAGGACGGTATGCAAGAGGTTCGCTTTTACGATTTACGCTATCGAAGTAAGGGTCACTATCCCTTTGTAGCGATCGTGCAAATGGACCAGGATTATAACATTGTTTCCTCGTATACCGGCTGGGTGTTTAGTGAAGAAACACTCCAGAAAAAACTAAAGGTCATTACGTAA
- a CDS encoding SDR family oxidoreductase, translating to MDLQLKGKVVFITGGSKGIGRAIAEAFLDEGATVAVAARGEKELLQCEKDLNIHTVQADLSIESERVRAFKNVTEALGTVDILINNVGGSNGSTIEETEMNTFQEAFDLNYFSAVHFSKLAFQQMKEKQGAAIVNISSVFGRESGGKPTYNGAKAALISFTKAFADEAIHTGVRVNGVAPGSILHPSGNWVKRVDENPEKMKAFVEAEIPAGRFGTAEEVAQTVVFLASQKASWVVGATLNVDGGQSKSNF from the coding sequence ATGGACTTGCAGTTAAAAGGCAAAGTTGTTTTTATAACGGGTGGTTCAAAGGGAATTGGACGAGCCATCGCTGAAGCATTTCTAGATGAAGGGGCAACAGTTGCCGTTGCGGCCCGTGGTGAGAAAGAATTACTGCAGTGTGAAAAGGATTTAAATATCCATACAGTGCAAGCTGATCTTTCAATTGAGAGTGAACGCGTAAGAGCATTTAAAAACGTAACAGAAGCTCTTGGAACTGTTGATATCTTAATCAATAACGTAGGTGGGAGTAATGGTTCTACCATTGAGGAAACAGAGATGAATACATTTCAAGAAGCCTTTGATTTGAATTACTTCTCTGCTGTGCATTTTAGCAAATTGGCTTTTCAACAGATGAAGGAAAAACAAGGTGCGGCAATCGTCAACATCTCATCTGTATTTGGTCGTGAATCAGGTGGTAAACCGACCTATAATGGTGCTAAGGCGGCTTTAATTAGCTTCACTAAAGCCTTTGCGGATGAAGCCATTCATACTGGAGTTCGTGTCAATGGGGTCGCTCCAGGATCAATTCTACACCCGTCCGGTAACTGGGTAAAGAGAGTGGACGAAAATCCAGAAAAGATGAAGGCATTTGTTGAAGCGGAAATTCCAGCTGGTCGATTTGGTACGGCTGAAGAGGTCGCACAAACCGTAGTATTTTTAGCTTCACAGAAAGCAAGCTGGGTCGTAGGGGCAACTCTAAATGTTGATGGCGGACAGTCAAAATCGAATTTCTAA